A single genomic interval of Alcaligenes sp. SDU_A2 harbors:
- the trmD gene encoding tRNA (guanosine(37)-N1)-methyltransferase TrmD produces the protein MRFDALTLFPDMFNLVSEAGVTGRAHKLGIWQMRTWNPRDYTSDVHRTVDDRPYGGGPGMVMLADPLNDALDHALADRGDAPAVILLSPTGRRFDQAVAQELAQGPGAVLVCGRYEGIDQRFIDARVTQELSLGDFVLSGGEIASLAIIDSVVRLLPGVLNDADSARQDSFHAANSGLLDSPHYTRPEVYRGEAVPEVLMSGHHGRIQAWRREQSLRLTATRRPELILLARERGELSKADERFLAALAEPGEQGGS, from the coding sequence AGGGCGTGCGCATAAGCTGGGCATCTGGCAGATGCGCACCTGGAATCCGCGCGACTACACAAGCGATGTGCATCGTACGGTGGACGACCGCCCCTACGGCGGCGGCCCGGGCATGGTCATGCTGGCCGATCCTTTGAATGATGCGCTGGACCATGCATTGGCGGATCGCGGCGATGCGCCTGCTGTCATTTTGCTCAGCCCCACCGGGCGGCGCTTTGATCAGGCGGTCGCGCAAGAGTTGGCCCAGGGGCCGGGCGCGGTGTTGGTCTGCGGCCGCTACGAAGGCATCGATCAGCGTTTTATCGACGCCCGCGTCACGCAGGAGTTGTCTCTGGGCGACTTTGTGCTGTCCGGCGGCGAGATTGCGTCGCTGGCTATCATCGATAGTGTGGTGCGTTTGTTGCCGGGGGTATTGAATGACGCGGATTCGGCCCGTCAGGACTCTTTTCATGCCGCCAACAGTGGTCTGCTGGACAGTCCGCACTACACTCGCCCCGAGGTGTACCGCGGGGAAGCGGTTCCCGAGGTCTTGATGTCCGGCCATCACGGCCGCATTCAGGCCTGGCGGCGCGAACAATCGCTGCGGCTGACGGCAACGCGCCGCCCCGAATTAATTCTTCTGGCGCGCGAACGCGGCGAGTTGAGCAAGGCCGACGAGCGCTTCCTGGCCGCCTTGGCCGAACCGGGAGAGCAGGGCGGGTCTTGA